The genomic region CTCTTATGATAACAATGGAGTTTACGGACCATCAAGCAATTCCTCTTACTTGGAAATCATAGATTCTTCAGGTCAGTTTAAAAAAGGTTTGAATCAGAACACTAAGCTTTCTGTAAGAAAGTATCTCTATGGTGGGGGATATGCGAAAATAACTAAAGCCATTAGAAAATTATCTAAAAAGATTACAAGTAAGTATTCCACTAAATTGGAAAAGGCAACTGCAATCTATAATTATGTTAGGAATAATTTAGGATACAGTTACTATGCAAATTCCAAAAAAGGAGCTGCAAAAACATTAAGAACTAAAAGAGGAAATTGCTGCGATCATGCCAATTTAATCGTGGCTCTATGCAGAGCCTCTAAGATTCCAGCAAGATATACTCATGCGAAGGGATGTAAATTTGGCTCTGGTTTGGCAACAGGTCATGTCTGGGCTCAGATATATGTTAATGGAAGATGGTATTCTGCAGATGGAACAAGCTATAGAAACAGTTTAGGCCATATTAAAAACTGGAATACAAAATCTTATAGGAAACTACGTATTTATAGGTCTATTCCATTTTAACCTAACTTTTTATTTTTTCATATTACCTTTTTTTAACTTTTTTTAACTATTTTTAACTATTTTTACTATTTACAATTTTTTACTATTTTTACAATTTTTTAATTATTTTTTCAAATAGTTTTTTTTAATTTTTAGTAGCTTTGTTATAAAATTTTAGGTTATCCAAAACTTTATATACTTTTTATATAAAATATTATTATATGTATAAAATCATATAAGATTGTCTTATATGATGATTAGATAATTTTTAATTAATAAAAATTAATTTAAATAATTTTAAAATGAATTCATTAACTAAAAATGGAAATTTAATTAAATAAATCGCGGAGGTTCTACATGGCTAAAGAAATTAGTGAGAATATTGAAGAGTATTTGGAAGTTCTTTACAAGTTCGGAAGTAAAGACTCCCATGTGTCTACAACAACTTTATCAAGAGAGTTAGGTATTGCGCCAGGTAGTGTTACCCAAATGCTTAAAAAACTTGAAGATATAGGTTATATCGATTATGTTCCATACAAAGGGGCTTCTTTAACTGATGAAGGTAGCAAGATAGCTCAAAAGATTACACGTAAACATAGAATTCTTGAAAGATTCCTCAAGGATGTCTTGAAAATCAAGGATGAAAACCTTCATGCTCAAGCTTGTGAAATGGAACATTCCTTGTCTGATGAGGCTGAAAGAGCTATTTGCCATATGCTAGAACATCCTGATACATGTCCTGATAACCATTTGATTCCTGCATGTGACTTTGACTTTGCTAACTGTGATGACTGCATAAATAATCAAAGTGACATAGAAGACATTGGTATTAGGGAATTCAATTTATTGTCCATTTCCCAATTGGGCTCTGGAGAAGAAGGTGAAGTCCTCTTTATAAGAGGAGGCGACTCATCATTATCCGATGCAATGGATGCTGGAATTGCTATAGGATCTAAAATCAGAATATCTGATTCTGTAGATTCAAATTATAATGTTTTTATAGATGATTCCCAAATAGAAGTTTCAAGGGATTTGGCAAATAACATATTCGTAAAAACTTTCTAGCTATTAACAATTAGCTCAAATTTATAATTTGATAAAGAATTGGTTCTGATTATAATTTTGGATTATTAAATTTTTTATCAAACTTTTTTTAATTTTTCTTATTTCATTTATTACAGATTTTTATTAGGTGTTTAGATGCGTGGAGATTTATGTGAAGGTATTGTAACCATAAAAATTGAAGAGGGCAACCAAAGAGCGGTTTCCCTTAATCAAAAAAGCCAATTCGGTAAATTGTCCGAGGATTGCTTAGAGCTTTCCATAATTGAGGCATGCTACTTGATGGAAAGCGGTCGTTTGGACATTTATGAAAATGACAAGAAATGTGATGTTAATTATATCATTGATTTAATAAAAGAAGATGAGATTTACGGCAAATACCTTGTTTATAGGGATTTGAAAAACAGAGGTTACATTATCAAGACAGGATTTAAGTACGGATCTGAATTCAGACTTTATGAAAGGGGCACCGGTCCAGGTCATGCACACTCTGACTTCTTGGTTAAGGTATTGTATGAAACAAATGAGGTTAATGTATTGGACTTTGCAAGCTATGTGAGAGTTTCCCACGGTGTAAACAAGAAACTGTTGCTTGCAGTCGTTGATGACGATTTGGACGTTACCTATTATAACATAGAGTGGACTCGTCCATAACTATTTTTTATTAATTTCATTATTTTCATTTTTATTTTTTCTTAAGAATTATTTTTAATATTCTTTTAATATTTTTTTAATTTTTTATTAGTTATTTTTATTAACTTGTAAATCATATTTAATTAATAGCATATTAATTATAATTAATATTAAATTAAAACTTAGAATTAAAACTAAATTAATGCAATAATTATTATAAATTTTTCACTAAAAATTTTAAATAATTTTAATTAAAAATACATGTAATTATTTAAATACTTATAATAAAAAATATGATAATTATTATCTAATTATTCAATTTAAACAAAGATATTATATTTAAGGTGATTTTTTGATTGATCCATGGGGTTCATCTATAGTAGATTATGATAAATTAGTTAATCAGTTTGGTATAAAAGACTTTTCAGAACTTTTAGGGAAGATTGAAGATCCTGCAAGATTGATGAAAAGAGGAGTTATTTTTGGTCATAGGGACTTTGATAAATTGGTTCCATTAATTAATGGCAAGAAGGACTTTGCTGTAATGACTGGAATGATGCCAAGTGGCCAGATGCATATTGGCCATAAGATGGTCATTGACCAATTGAAATGGTATTTTGAAAAAGGCGCTTCATTATCCTTATCTATTGCAGATATGGAATCATATGCTGCAAGGGGAATCAGTTTTGAAAAGGCAAAGGAAATAGCTATCAATGAGTATTTGGCAAATTACATTGCCTTAGGGCTTGACTTAACTGCAGATAATGTTAATGTATATCTCCAGTCCCAAAACAAGACCTTGAATGACTTGACATTCAAGATTGCAAAAAGGGTCAATTTCAATAATATGCATGCAATTTACGGATTTAATGCAAGCACTAACATTGCACATTTATATGTTCCTTTAGCTCAGGTTGCAGACATTTTGCTTCCACAAACTGAGGAATTTGGTGGGCCAAAACAGGTTGTTGTTCCTGTAGGTGTGGACCAAGACCCTCATTTAAGGTTAACAAGAGACATTGCGGCTAAAATGAATGAGGAATATGGGT from Methanobrevibacter ruminantium harbors:
- a CDS encoding transglutaminase-like domain-containing protein; protein product: MEIIDSSGQFKKGLNQNTKLSVRKYLYGGGYAKITKAIRKLSKKITSKYSTKLEKATAIYNYVRNNLGYSYYANSKKGAAKTLRTKRGNCCDHANLIVALCRASKIPARYTHAKGCKFGSGLATGHVWAQIYVNGRWYSADGTSYRNSLGHIKNWNTKSYRKLRIYRSIPF
- a CDS encoding tryptophan--tRNA ligase, producing MIDPWGSSIVDYDKLVNQFGIKDFSELLGKIEDPARLMKRGVIFGHRDFDKLVPLINGKKDFAVMTGMMPSGQMHIGHKMVIDQLKWYFEKGASLSLSIADMESYAARGISFEKAKEIAINEYLANYIALGLDLTADNVNVYLQSQNKTLNDLTFKIAKRVNFNNMHAIYGFNASTNIAHLYVPLAQVADILLPQTEEFGGPKQVVVPVGVDQDPHLRLTRDIAAKMNEEYGFLAPASTYHRFLTGLTGDKMSSSKPNTAIYLNETPKQAEKKVKSSKTGGRETLDEQKELGGRPDECVIYEMLVYHLVDDDKELEKIREECVNGELMCGHCKVHAAELMKDFFEDLKVKQEESVEIAESLFD
- the endA gene encoding tRNA-intron lyase, which produces MRGDLCEGIVTIKIEEGNQRAVSLNQKSQFGKLSEDCLELSIIEACYLMESGRLDIYENDKKCDVNYIIDLIKEDEIYGKYLVYRDLKNRGYIIKTGFKYGSEFRLYERGTGPGHAHSDFLVKVLYETNEVNVLDFASYVRVSHGVNKKLLLAVVDDDLDVTYYNIEWTRP
- a CDS encoding metal-dependent transcriptional regulator; translated protein: MAKEISENIEEYLEVLYKFGSKDSHVSTTTLSRELGIAPGSVTQMLKKLEDIGYIDYVPYKGASLTDEGSKIAQKITRKHRILERFLKDVLKIKDENLHAQACEMEHSLSDEAERAICHMLEHPDTCPDNHLIPACDFDFANCDDCINNQSDIEDIGIREFNLLSISQLGSGEEGEVLFIRGGDSSLSDAMDAGIAIGSKIRISDSVDSNYNVFIDDSQIEVSRDLANNIFVKTF